AAAGTCAGCGTCGGATCTTGTTCATTCTTGATTTTAATCAAAGCGTCCAGCACCATGGGACCACAGTTTGCCAAATCGACCGGATACGTTGAGAGGTAGGGTTTTTGGGACTGCTCCGGATCCCAGCGGTACACCTTGAAATACTTGATGCGCGGGGCCTGTTTGGGAATGGCGTTGGCTTTCAGGTCCGCGGTCGCGAAGGAACGAGCCGCGAAGCGCGAGAACTAGAGAAAAACAAGTGAGTTAAGAAGTGCATAGACATGCGTAAGCGATTGACGAAGCTCACGGCTGCCACTCGAGGACGAACAGCACGGCAATCGGCACTTCTAAATGTGCCGTCTTCTCATCGCTTCTACGGCCTCGTTTCCAGTGTTTACCGGAACTCATCATGCATCTCTAGGTGCACAAAAACGTACCAGCGTCTTGGTGGTGCGGGTGGAAGAACTAGATAACATGATAGTGACTGTACAACTAAACATATCAAACGAATGCTTTTCGTTGTTGTGCCAGAGCAGTATCACTTCGGTTTTCCTTCTCTACCGATGGAACTCACAGAGAGCTGATGCAGCTGACTTCGTCGATCTTGGGTTTTGCACTCTTTCACGTTGGGAAGTAGAAGCAACATCTATATTCCCCAGTGATTGAGTCATCGATTGAGGGACGCTGCTAATACGGTGCTCCGATTGGGCGAAGAGAAATGCGAAGGCTGTCTGCTTCTCAAAAAGACCCGGAGACAACTTAAGTTCCGTCACTCGGATGTCCTAGTTTGTATCCCAAGTGATTCCAGTTTGCCACGTCATTGGACGATTACCAGTCCACGTGGAAAGAACTCACGCATGGAGGAGAGGCCTACGACGTCTTCATACCTAGTCAATGTTGAGTTTCGAAGAGGATTACCCGAGTTGGTAAAAAAGGCCTACGACAGTTGCGCTTCGATTGTGCTCGACCGCGTTCAACAATATAACGTGACGTTCTTCATCCCAACACTCTCTCACACGCAACCGGAGGGTACCGTCTTGTGGCCGCCTGCCAACAAGCGATACAGCAAGAGTAGACTCTCTTCTGCAGATTCACAGTGATCGTATCGTTCTCGCTCTTTTCACTTACTTATCACCATGACAGAAGAGACAAAGGATTTGACTCCTATTACTGTGATCACGGGCTTTTTGGGGGCAGGCAAGACGACATTCGTCAATTATATTCTCAAGGAGCAGAACGATTGGAAAATTTGCGTTTTGGAAAACGAGTTTGGTGCAGTCTCTATTGATGATGGTCTCGGTACGTAGATCCGTTAAGGCATGTAGGGCGTGCAATTCAAGTGTGAAGTTCGCTCATGAATGTGTTCGCTGCATTACTTGTTGGTCTATTCGCGtgcgttttctttttgtcgcaGTTGCGGAATCGATGGAAGCGGCGGAAGATTTAATTACCATGGACAATGGTTGCGTCTGCTGTTCCGTTCGAGGGGATTTGGTGCGCACGCTTGGTCAGTTGACCAAGCGCCGAAAGGATTTTGACGCCATTTTGTTGGAAACAACTGGTCTCGCCGACCCCGCTCCAATTGTTTACACGATCTAACAAACTCGAAATTGTCGGAAAACTACTTTATCGATAGCATCGTGTGTTTGGCCGATTGCAAGCATTTGGAACTCCATTTGGACGACAAGAAGCCGGACGACTCAGCTAACGAAGCAATGCAACAGGTGGCATTTGCGGATAAGATTCTGCTTAACAAGATTGATCTCGTGACaccggaagaaaagaaggcgTTGAAGGATCGTCTCGGGGTCATCAACAAGTTTGCGACAATCATCGAAACAGAGCGCAGCCGCGCCCCACTGGACAAGATTCTCGGCTTGCAGTCTTTTAGTATGGAGTCCATCTTGAGTGTCGACGCCGACTTTTTTGAAACGCAAGAAAATGCCAAGCACAATCTCGAAATGGTCAGCTCGGTTGGTATCAAATTTGAAGGGGACTTACACGCCCAATGGTTCAACGTTTTCATGATGGACTTGTTGCGCGAGCGTGCTGCCGACATCTTTCGCAGCAAGGGGTTGCTGTCCTTTCATGGTCAGGGCGATACCAAGTTTGTTTTTCAGGGTGTGCATGAGCAAATCAATTTCGGACCTGCCAAGGAACCATGGAAGGCGGGTGAGACTCGAGTGAATAAATTTGTCTTCATCGGAAAGAACCTGAACCGTGAGGAACTGACCAAGTCACTCATGGAATGCCTGTATAAAGACGAGGCCAAGTAAATCGGAAAGAACCATTTGGAGCTGTGCCGAACCTTTACACATTCTTGAGTATGTAACTCTTGGTTAGACATCTCTTTATTCTAGCAGTGGATAGTTGTGTAGTCCAACGTATCTTGGATTGACCATTTTGAAGTATCGTCGAAGCGTACATGCAGATAGTTGAGTTGCCAAAACGCTCTGTTTTAATAGATCTTCAGATTTGTCCTTGTGCAAAAATAATAATCGCGACTGTGGATTCGCCAATCAGCGTAGGTCTCGATTCATTTTTGTTTGTGCGGAAAAGTGGACCACGTGAGCTCGCGAACACTTCActttttacagtcaactgtAAACAGCAACATGAGAACAACCATTTGTGTAAAAATGTGAGACAACATTGCCACGATCAGAAGCTTTATTTTAGGACTCACGGCAGCTTTTCTCCATTGAAAGAATGCAGCAGTCCCTTTTCCCTGGCTTCTTCTGATCTACGCGGAGAAGCAGCAATCTATTTCTAGGACAAGGGGTAAGACAATAGGACTGTCTCCTTCGTTCGATAGAAATTCGCGCAGTTTTCTGTTACTCACAAGACCTCGCTTGTTTGCAGATTTCCTACTTCGAGAACGAATGAAATTTTGTCCTTTGGCCGTTGCAGGGCTCTCCTTTCTGCTCCATCGTCAACGCGTGGAAGAGGCACATTGGAGGGTCGCAAGCAGGGCCGAGACAGTGCCCACCAACAACCTCATCAAGAGTTCAGTGCACTACGCCATTGGTCACGAGACCCGAAAGCATCATCCAATAACCCCCTTCATCCTCAGAAAATAAATGGAGGTGTATCACTATCGATCCTGCAGGCTAATCCGACGCATTCATCCATGACCGAGCCGGAGCATCCTCTACCGCCTTCGACCACGGATGATTACGTGGCGAACGGAGAATTTTCTGCGTCATCAATGAATGCCGACGACGCTAGTATGGTCGCATCCGATGCTGCTGCTTTACACTTGCCAGAATCGTCCGAGGTACTGATGAAAAAGACTAGGATTACAGCTCTCAACAAAGCACTTTTTGCAACGTACTTTTGCAATGCCGTATCGGTAACACTACCAGTCATTCTCATGCCTTTGATTGCTGCCGAGCAGACTTCTCTGGCTGGCTCTTCGCTCGCAACTGCCGCATTTGTGGTATCAACTGCATCCGTTTCTACCTTGGGCGGGGGTTTCGGCAAGTTCATCAACGGGTTTGTGTGTTAGGCATTGGGCGGCCGAGTGTCGGCTTCGCTGTACCTTACAGCCATGGCAGGCTTCCATTTGTGGTTGTCTTTTAACAAGACAGGCCCCATATTTGGATGGATTCTTGCTGGTCTGGACTTTTGCGCTTCAATTCAATGGACAGCATGCTCCCTCATTTTGGCAAATCACTACGACACCAGTCCTGCCGAATTTGCAGCTGGGGTTACTGTTCTGAGTTTGGCCAGCACGTTCGGAGTTCTTTTCTCCAAAATAGGAGGAATAGTATTGCTCCAGTATGTATCATCCTGGAGTATTGTTGCTCGAGTTGGAGCGGTAGTGGCTGTGGTCGGAGCAATCCTCGTCCGCTCTTTGGTTACCGAAATGCCACTCCAGGCCGGAGGAATTACTCCATCGTCGATCAAACGGTTTAACATTAGAGGAGTTGTGCGGTCTCTAGGCAATGTTTTGGGAAGCAGAATATTTTGGTTGGTGGGATTGGCACACGCAACCACCTTCTTGGCTCGCACCAGCGATCGCGTGTTGGGGTCATTCTTTTTAGAGTCTACTTCTCTTCCTCGCCATCTGTGCGGGGGTCTTACGGCTAGCGTGACCCTCGGTTTTGTTCATGGTCTGGGTAAGGGGAAAATGTTTTACAGCCTGAAGGATACGCAGTCCAAGACAAGATTGTTACGGAAGAACTACGCCAAGGCGACGTTATCTTGCCTGGCTTTGGCTTTGCTGGCGAATCAGAAGGTAGCTACTGTCTTGTTCCCCTCCAAGTATGTTATTGCGGGGTTGGTCGCATTGCTAACAGGAGTCATGGCGTCGTCGCTCTCCTTTCAATTTTACCAGATCCCGCCTATGACGTCTAAGATGTTTGGTGAAGACAAAGCGGTATGTCTTTCGTTTCTGGACGGCATGGGTTTCTTCTTGTCAGCTCCCATATGGGCTGTTACAAGCCAAATTGTTGGAGGTCTTGGAATTTATGGGTGGTCAACTGCCTGGGTGATGTTGGCCTTTCTGTTCGGCTCGGGAGGGGCGCTGATGCTAAGAACGCTCCCGCAAGTCCTTGATGAACAACGGTAAAATATCTGCAAGTTGTAAATTTCATACATGTTTTATATAGATTACATTTACTTTTGATGTGTTGTCACGGTCCATGCCTTTGACGAGCTGCAATCACTGCTTTAATGCGGTGACGCGTTATACGGCCAGTCAAAATCGTTTCTTTCCTCTTCGGGAATCTGCAATTGTGCCTCTTCCAGGCTTAGACCCAGGACGTCCTTCATTACTCTACCATTGTCCAAATATGTTTGAATATTCCTTTGATTAGCTGACCAACGCAGGCTATCACGCGCATATACAGGTGCCATTGCCTCGTAAACTTTTACAAAATGAGCAATGAATCGGAAGTAGTAGTCTGCAAAGCTGGGACTCTTCTCGGCAATGCCCGACTCGCGCATGGCCCAGAAGTGTAGTCTCATCCACACCCGTGCCTCATCCAGCTTAAAGTGTCGACCGACTTCATTGCTGGGGCGCTTTTTTGAGTACCAAGCAGCTACGTGAGCCGAGCTTCTGTCATGCACAACATGATTGTATCCTCCTGCAACTTCGACTGGTTCCAGATTTCGAGTTCGGCGGTCTTGGTCCCACACGGTTGAGCCGCTGAGCTTTTGATGGATCCATTTTGCAAAGCGAGAGCCATGGGGATCGTTATGAGAGCGGATGAATTGGTCCAGTGTTGGGTCTGCAAAGGCCTTTTTGTAAAACAGTTCTGTCATGTTTTGAAGGTCCTGGAAAGAAATTTCCTCTTGCAAAAGCCTGCGTGATCCTTCCGAGACTGTATGCGTGCGTCCGCTACCTCCCATTTCAAGGGGCACAAAGATATAAGGATACTGCTGGCCCTGCTGTGATTTTCGGGCTGCTAGTTTGACGGCAGGATGCCATTCTTGTATCTCGGTTTCTGCCAGCAACTCTCCATCGCTTCGACGAAGTTGCTCTGTCTGCTTCTCTAGATTGGTTTCTGTCGTCGTGTTGTTCAAGTTCTTCGAAATCATCGTCATTCTtcttgcttgcttgcttttGGTTGTGTTTATCACTTGTAGGTGATGTGCGACTGGTTGTTGCCTTGATTTTGGGCAACGGAAATGGAAATGTGAGAATATGGTCACAAGCAAGTCGAACCCCTCGATGCCAACCATGTTGACGGACGTGCACTGTTTTCGGTTTTTAGCTAGAAGCGAAAAGATCAGGATAGAACACATTCCGGAAATGAATCGACTCTCGTGAAACCGTATCCAAAAAGCCTTCCAACCCGACCCTACTATAATCCGGAGTCGCAGAAATTGTCTCCCAGCAAGCTCATCTAACCCCCAATAAACAGCAATTTCACAATGCTTACAATACAACGTTTTGTGAGTGATGTCTGTATAAATTGGGTTACGTAGTAATGTTAGTACATGTCGGGTCTCGGCTTGACAAACAGCATGGCAAGGTCGGTGCGGGAGGTGCGTCTTCCATCCCGACCCCAATTTAGAGCGATCCCCAAAGCTTCCGCCAGTTCGTGGGAACTGAGCCGCTCGGCCGGATCATCTCGGTAGGCGGCTTGGATGGCGAAATACAACGCGTGATGCGCCATCTTGCGCGATTCTAAATATTTATCGGGAATAGCTGGCATGATGCCTTGCGTTTTCATTTGTGCAACCTCTGTTTTGTTGTAGGGGCCGTTCGGTTCCAGATGTAGCCACGGTTGTCGGGTTGTCAATACGCTAAAGAGTAGATTGCCGAGACTGTAGACGTCCCCGAGTGCCGGATCTACGTAGGTGAGGTTGCGGACGTCTTCCGGTGATTCCCACATGGGTCGATCGAACCGTACCGGATAGCCACACGGTTGTGTATCATTCCATCGCATCAAGACGGCCAGATTAAAGTCGTTAAGCTTGATGCGACCATCCACTTCAACGGCATTCGCAATGTTAATGTCATTGTGAGCCAGCGTGGGGTTGGTGCTGTTGGGAAAGTCGATTGAATGCATTGCTGTCAAGGCCCGAGCCAAATCTCTTCCCATTTTCAGCCGTTCCTTGCTGTTAAATTTGGGGTCCTTAATGAGCTTGCGCGCCGAGCCCGAAGCGAATTCAGTTAAGACAGATTGTCCACAGAATCCGTAAGCGTTGATAATGTGTGGGGACGAGGTCAAGCGCTCCATGACTATGGCATCGGTAATGTGGTAGGCGAAAGATTCGTGATCGAATTCTCGACTGTGTTTCAGCACTTTGAGTACGGCCGTATCGTTGACCGCATCCTGGTACTTCCAAACACTCCGCCAACTGCCCTGCATACTCAGCAAGGTGGTTTCTTCGATGGAAGGGACGGTGTCATCGTCGTTATCCTCAATTTCATCGATACTCTCGTCGGCCAAGTCGTGTCCTTTTGGATCGTAGTCTTCCTCCGAGTGCATCATGGTAATTTCGTGCAAGACATTGCAGGTTGGATAAAAGATGGTTTGCCATTTCGCCATGGGGGTACAGTCCTCGTAAAAGGGTTTTTCAAAGTCCCATAGATGTTGATCCGACTCGTATTGACAGTAGGTACAGGAAGCATTCCCTAGTTCCGCCACATTCCGTCGGGCCACGCGATTCCGGGAGGAGGGAATCGGATGTTGGTAGGATCCGTCGTGAGCCAAACGAACGACTCGCGGGGGTTGCGCTTCCCACGTGTAGGAGGCGGCGGACACGGGCACGCCGTACCGTACACGACCGACGTAGAGCCTCCACGCACTGGTGGACGCCGGCGTCTTTCGTGACGAATCTTCGCGGGTGCTCCGAAAGGCTGGGAGCAAGGGCACGTCGAGGTTGTTTTCGGGTACCTCCAAGGCCGATAATTGCGTAACGGAAACCCACATTTGCAAGGCAACTCCCGATAAGATGAGGAGAAATCCCCAGTGTGGATGATAAAATCGTGAATGGTGGTGATGATGTAGTTGAGGGGATGGAGGATCGTGTGAAGGCGGCGGAGGTTCCTTGTACCAGAGCCGCAGAGGCCGTCTCATGATTCTTTCGAGTTTGAAAAGTACTGCACGTTCGTCTCGGATTGGATTCAGTGGAGCATACTGTCGTCCGCGTGCACTACTACCACAACTGCTGTTCTCGTTTAAGCTGTCGCTGTCGCTCAGGATCGTTTACGCTAGATGAGCAGGAGGGGTTTGTTTTTGAGGGAGAGggagtgtgtgtgtgtgtgtgtgtgtgcagGTCCAGGTATAGAAGAGGTTTCGATCCGTGCCCATGGTCGTTCACGCTCGCTATTGCAACCCCGCACACCGGGAAGGGAGGGGGAGCTGTTACTTCGGTGTGTGGCTCACCTTCCTCAACGGACCGGAAGCCGTCCCCCGATACTCCATAACTACTTACCTCCCTTGCCAATGAGTACGGCATACCCAGACGCCCGGTTTCTGGTATCGAATGCAACTACGCGAGCGAGCACGCACTGTGCTATATTTATCTCCATTGAGTTGGTTGATAGCGAATAAGTGGGTACGGTACGTACACAAACACATACCGGCCAAGGATGGGAACTCGTTGGGAACGGAAAGCGGAAATAAAGGTGTCCCAGGGGATCGATTGACACAATAAGTAACTGATAGTACTATACTCTGTCTTTTATGTGGGACGACATTCCCATTGGCAAGAGGCGACTGGTATTCCTTCCGATCGGTAGCCAAACTAATAACGCAAAGTATAGACGCCTATTAGAAGAACTGCTATACCGGGATTGTCGAGTCGAGTCGCGTTTCCGTAGTCTGCACCCGTACGTCGGAACAGTCCAAGCACGCCACGCATCTTTCAATTCCACTCTTCATCGTGGATACGATATAATAGACCTCTCGAAGTCTCAAAAATACACATAAAATACCTAATCCGTATCCTCATTTCAGAACGCTCAAGTGTCGAAGAAAGGACCCGCACAGACGAGTGCGAGTGTGAGTACGTGTTCGTGTACGCACCGCACCATCCAACCACAGACACACACATCCCCCGcgttaacagtaagaacCATCGATTGGCATCATCTCGGAAGACCAAGAGTACGAcagacaacgacaacgactcTCACTGTTAGATCAAAAACAAACCCTTGTTTGTCCTCACAGTTGTTTGTTGTCCCTCATCGACTGCGTTTGGATCGTTTTTGCTGTTTGCGCATCACCCACCTTGTCTCCCATGAAATTTACTCTGGCACTTGCGTCTTTCCTTGCGACGGCTTCGGCGTTTACGTCCCTGGTTCCCCCTAGTCCTCACGCCGTCGCCTCGGTCGCACAGTCGACGACCAACGGCGTAGCGTATCTTTCCACCGCTAGGTACGTGTCGACAACAACGTCGGGAGGATGTGCTTGTGTATGGTTGCATGCCTCTACGcttgtgtgtatgtatgcATGCCTGTCTGTATGCGTTTGCGTAGGCGCTTACCAGGCAATTGCTCGTCTACGTTCCCCTTTTACTCCCTTCTCACTCTCTTCCATTTGCCGTTCACCATCACTTCCacctcttcttcctcttaTTTTTTCATTGCGAGTAGTGCGCTCGCCATGGCCAAGCAGGTTCCCCACGGAGCCGACGAGACGCTCGTCGACTTGATGTGCAAGACGGACGAGGAAAAGAACGCCGCCATCGCCAAGGCTACCGTCGAACTAGAGGCCTCGGACCGTCAGCTCTGCGACGTCGAACTCATCATGAACGGCGGATTCTCTCCTTTGACGGGATTCATGAACGAAGAAGAGTACCAATCGGTCGTCGAGAATATGGCGCTGCCGGACGGTACCGTTTTCGGACTGCCCGTCGTTTTTGataccgacgacgaaaatctGCAACCCGGCACCACCATTCTGCTCAAGCAGGGCGACCGCGCCATTGCCACCGTCGAGCTCACGGACAAGTTCACGCCCGACAAGCCCCTGGAATGTCTCAAATGCTACGGAACCTCACAGATCGAGCATCCCGGGACACTCATGGTCGCCACCGAGCGTGGTCGTTACTACATGGGCGGCAAGGTCACCGGCCTCAACCTACCCGTGCGCGAATTCCCGTGCAAGACGCCCCAGGAAGTCAGGGCCGGACTCCCCGACGACAAGGACGTGGTGGCCTTTCAGTGCCGCAACCCCGTCCACCGCGCGCACTACGAACTCTTCACCCGCGCTCTCGACGATGCCCTCGTGAGCGAAGGCGGTATCGTGCTGGTGCACCCGACCTGCGGGCCCACACAGGCCGACGACATTTCTGGTGAAGTCCGTTACAAGACCTACGAAGTGCTCAAGGAAGAAACCGCCAATCCCCGGGTGCAGTGGGAGTACCTGCCGTACTCGATGCACATGGCCGGACCCCGGGAAGCCATTCAGCACATGATCATCCGCAAGAACTTTGGTTGCACGCACTTTATCATTGGACGCGACATGGCCGGGAGCAAGAGCTCCGTCACTGGTGACGACTTTTACGGAGCCTACGACGCCCAGGAATGCGCCGAGAAGTATTCCGCACAGCTCGGCGTGACACCCGTGCCCAGTCTCAACCTCGTGTacacggaagaagaaggcTACACCACCGCCGACTATGCCGACGAAAAGGGCCTACACACCAAGAAGTTGTCCGGTACCAAGTTCCGTCAAATGCTACGTGGGGGCGACGACATTCCCGAATGGTTCGCCTTTAAGAGCGTCGTGAAGGTTCTACGAGACAATATGTAATGGAAACCATAAACACGTATAAAAACGAACTATGAGTGTTTCCTTTTATAGTTGAAATTCATTTGTACGTCCCTTCCGTCGTCGACTAGATTTGTGTTGGTGTCAGGATAGTAGTATGTTTGGTGGTTTGAAAGTCTGTATGACCCGGAAGTGATGGCAACGGTCCCATCCAGACGTAGACTCGGCCTCGATGGAACCTTACGTTGTGCAGATGTAGCTGGTACCGTTACAGGTTAGACACAGTTATATGTGATCTATATAGACGTCGTTCGTAGGCATTGGGTCGATTTGTGACGATAGACTCATTCGGGTGACGAGTTCTGTGCACGGCATGTTCATCTTCCTTGGACCCGTGCGGTTGGTATGAAGGCTGTCGTTACTCGTCTAGTTTGGCTATTCGTTTACGGCACCATGCTGCATCGGATAGGGCACGTGACGGGCAGGCGTGGTGGGATGGCAACCTTCGTACACGGTCCAAGACGAGCTAATCTCCGTTGTCGACCACACCACCCGTCACGGCTGCTTTGGGATGATACCGAGTTCCGTCGACCGTTCGGTCGCTTGTGGTCGTCCACGAGGATTCATCggagcgacgacgacgacgcgacTCGTACCGAACAACCCACcgacaataccaacaacaacgagAACGACACTACCGTCGTGATATACGAGGAACTGGTGCGATTGGCATCGGACCTGCGTCGTCACGACGCACTGTATTACGAATCGGAAATGGCGGTTTTGACGGACGACGAATTCGACGCCTTGGTGTGTCGAGAAGCGGAACTCTGTCGGACGTATCCCTCCTTGCTCCAACGACTCGAACGTGAGAGTGGCTTGGGCGTACAAGCCACGCGGTACGGAGGACGCGTCGGAAACGTTCTTTTGCCGACCACGACGACCGACCCCCAATGACGCGACCCGTATCGTCGTGGATCGGGTCAAACGTCCACACGTCCGGCCCATGCTGTCGTTGGATAACGTGCATCGAGAGGAAGAATTGCTGGCCTGGCTCGAACGCATTCGCAAGAAACTCACGGTAGATGATGGACCGTCCTCTCTCACCATTCTTACGGAACCCAAACTGGACGGACTTTCCTTGTCGTGTCGTTACGAACAACGTCAGTCCAACACAACACTGTACACTTTTGTTTGGGCTTCCACACGGGGAGACGGGAAACAGGGACAGGATGTGACACACGCGGTCCAACAAGGTAACCTGGTACCCTTGACACTCGATTGGGCCTCGTTGGTTGCCGATCCGGAAAGTTACACCCATCCCAAGGTACTGGAAATTCGTGGCGAGATTGTACTCCCCACGACCGTCTTTCAATCCTTGGAAGGCGAAGGGTTGGCCTTTGCGAACGCCCGCAACGCGGCCAGTGGAATCTTGCTGCGCAAGGAAAGTATCACGGATCCGGTGGCATCCCAGGCATTGCGGGAAAAACTTTGTTTCTACGCGTACGATGTGGCCGGGGATGACGGATTCACCGTGAGTGGCGTACAACTTCGCCGTGTTCTCCCAACGCTCGGGTTTCGTGTACCAGAGCCGGTCGCCGTCACCCGATTGCGCCTCAACAACACTACCGCATGGAACGTCAACGACATTCAGGCTCTTTTAAAATACCACCACTCCATGCAACATCATCGCCAAGGAAAGAAGACGTCACAAACGTACGGAGACTACGATATGGATGGTGCGGTACACAAAGTTTCCGAAAGCGATTTACGGATAATACTGGGACAATCCAATCGCGCACCACGTTGGGCAATAGCCCACAAGTTTGCTCCATTGGCCGCTGTTACGACCTTGTTGGATATTACGGTGCAAGTGGGTCGGACCGGAGCTTTGACCCCGGTGGCCATTTTGCAGCCCGTGGAATTGGCTGGAGTCGTGGTGAGACGCGCCACCCTACACAACTTTGCGCATATGCAGCAGGTATTGGGATCCACTACCACAATTGCCAAGGAAAGCTCCGTCTTGGTACGGCGTGCCGGTGATGTAATTCCTCAAGTGGTACAGCGAATCGCCGGCACTGATGCCGGTTCCAATAATGGATTCGACACAATTTCGGTGGCCTTTCCCGAAACGTGCCCAGCGTGTGGTTCGCCTGTTGTTACAGACGAAGTCAATAAAACAGCATCGAAAGAGACTGCGGGACAGGTTTTGCGTTGCGGCGGCCCGCAATGGAACTGCACCCCTCGAGCGGTTGGTTCAATTGCGCACGCAGTTTCTCGTGACGCTCTAGACGTGACGGGGCTTTCCGAGGCGAGGATAATGCAACTCATCGAGGCAGGATTTATTTCCAGGCCCAGCGATATCTTTGCTTTGGCCAAGAGTCCGACTCAACTAGAAAAGTTAGCAGAAATGGATGGCTGGGGACCGAAATCGGCACAAAATCTTGCGGCGGTGGCTAATCGTATTGCAAAGAATGGGATCTCACTTTCCCGATTCGTATACTCGCTAGGAATTCGGTTTTCTGGCGTACACTCTTCAGCCCTTATTGCGGCAGCTTACGGTTCggtggaagactttttgaaGGATGTCGAGGCGGCTTCGACTTTACCGATAAAGCAGGTGCAAGACCAGGAAAGCAACGATGAACAGGTGCAATCTTTCGCACGTCTCAGGGAAGAAACTGATATCACCAAAGGCATCGGACCCGTTTTGCTAAACTCGCTCGATACTTTTGCTCAGGATCAGGAGCTTGTCGAGGCTGCGGAATCGCTTGCCTCAAGTATTCTGGTGCTGGCCGACGATTCGGCTATGGTAGTGTCCACGCTTGCTACAACTGGCCCACTACAAGACATGGCTGTTGTTTTTACTGGCTCGATATCGGAAATGTCAAGGAGCGAAGCCAAGAAATGGGCCAAGGTGATGGGGGCCAAGTCCACACCGGGCTCAATCAGCAAGTTGACTGGTTTAGTAGTGGCAGGAGAGAAAGGAGGAAAGAAGCTGGAGCAAGCAGAAAAGCTCGGTGTACGAATTATTGCTACCGAAGAGTTTCTTCAAATGGTAAATAAGTTTAGACGATAATAGATGTACTGCTACGTTTTCGTTTTTTAGAGTCCCCGGTCTAAAAGTTTGGAGTACTCTTGTGTTCATCCGTGTCGATGTCATTCAAATCTTCATAATACATGCTTGGCAAATTCAACGACGAACGAATGACCATTGACTTGGAAGAGGTAAT
The sequence above is drawn from the Phaeodactylum tricornutum CCAP 1055/1 chromosome 21, whole genome shotgun sequence genome and encodes:
- a CDS encoding predicted protein; amino-acid sequence: MTEPEHPLPPSTTDDYVANGEFSASSMNADDASMVASDAAALHLPESSEVLMKKTRITALNKALFATYFCNAVSVTLPVILMPLIAAEQTSLAGSSLATAAFVALGGRVSASLYLTAMAGFHLWLSFNKTGPIFGWILAGLDFCASIQWTACSLILANHYDTSPAEFAAGVTVLSLASTFGVLFSKIGGIVLLQYVSSWSIVARVGAVVAVVGAILVRSLVTEMPLQAGGITPSSIKRFNIRGVVRSLGNVLGSRIFWLVGLAHATTFLARTSDRVLGSFFLESTSLPRHLCGGLTASVTLGFVHGLGKGKMFYSLKDTQSKTRLLRKNYAKATLSCLALALLANQKVATVLFPSKYVIAGLVALLTGVMASSLSFQFYQIPPMTSKMFGEDKAVCLSFLDGMGFFLSAPIWAVTSQIVGGLGIYGWSTAWVMLAFLFGSGGALMLRTLPQVLDEQR
- a CDS encoding predicted protein; the protein is MTMISKNLNNTTTETNLEKQTEQLRRSDGELLAETEIQEWHPAVKLAARKSQQGQQYPYIFVPLEMGGSGRTHTVSEGSRRLLQEEISFQDLQNMTELFYKKAFADPTLDQFIRSHNDPHGSRFAKWIHQKLSGSTVWDQDRRTRNLEPVEVAGGYNHVVHDRSSAHVAAWYSKKRPSNEVGRHFKLDEARVWMRLHFWAMRESGIAEKSPSFADYYFRFIAHFVKVYEAMAPVYARDSLRWSANQRNIQTYLDNGRVMKDVLGLSLEEAQLQIPEEERNDFDWPYNASPH
- a CDS encoding predicted protein; the encoded protein is MRRPLRLWYKEPPPPSHDPPSPQLHHHHHSRFYHPHWGFLLILSGVALQMWVSVTQLSALEVPENNLDVPLLPAFRSTREDSSRKTPASTSAWRLYVGRVRYGVPVSAASYTWEAQPPRVVRLAHDGSYQHPIPSSRNRVARRNVAELGNASCTYCQYESDQHLWDFEKPFYEDCTPMAKWQTIFYPTCNVLHEITMMHSEEDYDPKGHDLADESIDEIEDNDDDTVPSIEETTLLSMQGSWRSVWKYQDAVNDTAVLKVLKHSREFDHESFAYHITDAIVMERLTSSPHIINAYGFCGQSVLTEFASGSARKLIKDPKFNSKERLKMGRDLARALTAMHSIDFPNSTNPTLAHNDINIANAVEVDGRIKLNDFNLAVLMRWNDTQPCGYPVRFDRPMWESPEDVRNLTYVDPALGDVYSLGNLLFSVLTTRQPWLHLEPNGPYNKTEVAQMKTQGIMPAIPDKYLESRKMAHHALYFAIQAAYRDDPAERLSSHELAEALGIALNWGRDGRRTSRTDLAMLFVKPRPDMY
- a CDS encoding predicted protein; protein product: MAKQVPHGADETLVDLMCKTDEEKNAAIAKATVELEASDRQLCDVELIMNGGFSPLTGFMNEEEYQSVVENMALPDGTVFGLPVVFDTDDENLQPGTTILLKQGDRAIATVELTDKFTPDKPLECLKCYGTSQIEHPGTLMVATERGRYYMGGKVTGLNLPVREFPCKTPQEVRAGLPDDKDVVAFQCRNPVHRAHYELFTRALDDALVSEGGIVLVHPTCGPTQADDISGEVRYKTYEVLKEETANPRVQWEYLPYSMHMAGPREAIQHMIIRKNFGCTHFIIGRDMAGSKSSVTGDDFYGAYDAQECAEKYSAQLGVTPVPSLNLVYTEEEGYTTADYADEKGLHTKKLSGTKFRQMLRGGDDIPEWFAFKSVVKVLRDNM